DNA sequence from the Chryseobacterium indicum genome:
GAAATCAATTAAGATCGGTTTGCCTTCTTTTTTAGCCAATTCAATAGCGGTAAAGAAATCGTGTTCAGGATGCATTCCCAGAATTCCGTCTTTTTCATCATGGAAATAACTTACATTTAACGGAGGTAAAATTCCGCTTAATAATTGCAGTTTTGGACGATCGGAAGGAATTAGTCCCTGAACGAGATACACCACAAAACCAATTCCTAAAACCCCTAAAATTTTTCTGGTAACAGAAATTTTCGGTTTCTTGTCGTCATGCGGGAATTTGATTAATCCAAACAAATAAATGGCTAAACCAATCGCTACAACGATCCAGATTCCGATGAAAAGCTCTCTTTTAATGAAGAATGTTTTAGAAACCAGATCTGCTTTGGATAAGAATTTTAAAGCAAGAGCCAGTTCCACGAATCCTAAAACAACTTTCACCGTATTCATCCAGCCTCCTGATTTCGGAAGACTTTGCAATGCCTGCGGAAATAAAGCCAGCAAACCGAAAACGATTGCCCAAGCCAATCCGAATCCTGCCAAAGCAAAAGTCAGCAGCATCGGAACATTCGCGGAACCTGTAATCGCGCTTCCCAATAAACTTCCCAAAATAGGACCTGTACATGAGAAAGAAACGATAACCAGCGTTAAAGCCATGAAGAAAATCCCGATAATTCCACCCGCTTCTTCCGCTTTTGAAGATTTATTGGCAATAGAACTTGGCAAAGTAATGTCATAATAGCCGAAGAAACTTCCCGCGAAGAAAATAAAGATGATGAAGAACGCAATATTCAGCCAGACATTGGTTGAAATTTCGTTGAAGATATTTCCCGCAATTCCATCAATTAAATGGAAAGGAACACTTAATAAAACAAAGATCAAAAGAATGAAAAACCCATAGATCAAAGCATCTCTTTTTCCTTTTGCCGGATTTTTATTTCCTTTGGTAAAGAACGAAACCGTTAAAGGAATCATCGGGAAAACGCACGGCGTTAACAAGGCAATTAAACCTCCGATAAATCCTAACAAAAGATACGTCCAGTAGTTTTCGCTGATTTTTGATGATCCTGTTCCGCAATCCGTTAATGGTTTCTGGAAATTAATGGATTCTATTTTTAAATTTTTAGGATCAAGTTTTTGGGTTTCTGCAGTTGGAACAGCGGTTTGAACAACATTACCCAACGTATCCACAACAGGCTGCAAAGAATCTTTTGCCGTTGTTTTTTCATTGGTTTTTACTTCTTCAGCCGCACCTTTTGGCGTAACCTGTTTGTTGAATTCCAATGTATTCGGAGCAAGACAGACTCTGTCGTCACAAGTCTGATACGTGATTTCAGCAACAACATCTCCCGGTTTTGTTCCGTCTTTCAGCTTAAATTTCTGCTTG
Encoded proteins:
- a CDS encoding protein-disulfide reductase DsbD family protein, whose translation is MKFSSIYKIPLLLFFFITLAVSGQIKNPVKFKFTINELGDNQYEAVLNATMESGWHIYSKDIPEDTGIPTDYKVSGKNIELIGKFTEVGKKHEEFSEAFGGKIIFYSNTAGFKQKFKLKDGTKPGDVVAEITYQTCDDRVCLAPNTLEFNKQVTPKGAAEEVKTNEKTTAKDSLQPVVDTLGNVVQTAVPTAETQKLDPKNLKIESINFQKPLTDCGTGSSKISENYWTYLLLGFIGGLIALLTPCVFPMIPLTVSFFTKGNKNPAKGKRDALIYGFFILLIFVLLSVPFHLIDGIAGNIFNEISTNVWLNIAFFIIFIFFAGSFFGYYDITLPSSIANKSSKAEEAGGIIGIFFMALTLVIVSFSCTGPILGSLLGSAITGSANVPMLLTFALAGFGLAWAIVFGLLALFPQALQSLPKSGGWMNTVKVVLGFVELALALKFLSKADLVSKTFFIKRELFIGIWIVVAIGLAIYLFGLIKFPHDDKKPKISVTRKILGVLGIGFVVYLVQGLIPSDRPKLQLLSGILPPLNVSYFHDEKDGILGMHPEHDFFTAIELAKKEGKPILIDFTGYGCENCRKMEEFVWSEPDILPILQNDVVLASLYVDDKEELPEDQKTKIDLGDGQVKKVKTIGDRWSLFQQVNFNNNSQPHYVLLTPDGKVINTPVSGYMEKEKFKKFLECGVNYYKQNK